The Streptomyces sp. B3I8 nucleotide sequence GCGGTTGTCGATCCCGCCGACGCGGCGGCTCGGCGACTTGTCCTCGTTGAGCAGCGTCGCCGTGGCGCGGTCCAGCGTGTCGGCGAGGACCTTGGCCCGCGCGTTGCCCGTGACCTCGGCGTACTGCTCCAGCGACGGCACCAGCGCGAAGAACTCGCCCAGGCTGTCCCAGCGCAGGTAGTTCTCCTTGACGAGCTGCTGCACGTGCTTGGGGGCCGAGCCGCCCGCGCCCGTCTCGAACAGGCCACCACCCGCCATCAGCGGCACGACCGACAGCATCTTGGCGCTGGTGCCCAGCTCCAGGATCGGGAACAGGTCGGTCAGGTAGTCGCGCAGCACGTTGCCGGTGACGGAGATGGTGTTCTCGCCGCGGCGGATGCGCTCCACGGACAGCTTCGTCGCCTCGACGGGGTTCAGGATGCGGATGTCCAGGCCCTCGGTGTCGTGCTCCGTGAGGTACTGCTTCACCTTCGCGATGAGCTGCGCGTCGTGGGCGCGGTCCTCGTCCAGCCAGAACACGGCCGGGTCGCCGGTGGCGCGGGCGCGGGTGACGGCGAGCTTGACCCAGTCGCGGATCGGGGCGTCCTTGGTCTGGCAGGCGCGGAAGATGTCACCGGCCGAGACGGCGAGCTCGATCACGGCCTCGCCGGACTGGTCGACCAGGCGGACCGTGCCGGTCGCCGGGATCTCGAAGGTCTTGTCGTGGGAGCCGTACTCCTCGGCCTTCTGCGCCATCAGGCCGACGTTCGGGACCGAGCCCATCGTCGACGGGTCGTAGGCGCCGTTGGCCCGGCAGTCCTCGATGGCGGCCTGGTAGACGCCCGCGTAGGAGGAGTCGGGGATCACGGCGAGGGTGTCGGCCTCCTGGCCGTCCGGGCCCCACATGTGGCCGGAGGTGCGGATCATGGCCGGCATGGACGCGTCGATGATGACGTCGGAAGGGACGTGCAGATTGGTGATGCCCTTGTCGGAGTCGACCATGGCCAGCGTCGGCCCCTCGGCGAGCTCGGCGTCGAAGGAGGCCTTGATCTCGGCGCCCTCGGGCAGGTTCTCGATGCCCTTGAGGATGCCGCCCAGACCGTCGTTCGGGGTGAGGCCGGCGGTGGCGAGGGTCTCGCCGTACTTCGCGAACGTCTTCGGGAAGAAGGCGCGCACCACGTGACCGAAGATGATCGGGTCGGAGACCTTCATCATCGTGGCCTTCAGGTGCACGGAGAACAGGACGCCCTCGGCCTTGGCGCGGGCGATCTGCGCGGTGAGGAACTCGCGCAGCGCGGCGACGCGCAGCACGGCGCCGTCGACGACCTCGCCCGCCAGGACCGGCACGGACTCGCGCAGCACCGTGGTGGAGCCGTCGTCGCCCTTGAGTTCGATGCGCAGGGTGCCGTCCTGGGCGATGACGGCGGACTTCTCGGTCGTGCGGAAGTCGTCGGCGCCCATGGTCGCCACGTTCGTCTTCGAGTCGGCGGACCAGGCGCCCATGCGGTGCGGGTGGGACTTGGCGTAGTTCTTCACCGAGGCGGGGGCGCGGCGGTCGGAGTTGCCCTCGCGCAGCACCGGGTTCACCGCGGAGCCCTTGATCTTGTCGTAACGGGCGCGGATCTCCCGCTCCTCGTCGGTCTTCGGGTCGTCCGGGTAGTCCGGCAGGGCGAAGCCCTGGCCCTGCAGCTCGGCGATCGCGGCCCTGAGCTGGGGGATGGACGCCGAGATGTTCGGCAGCTTGATGATGTTGGCGGCCGGGGTCCTGGCCAGCTCGCCCAGTTCCGTCAGCGCGTCGGGGATGCGCTGGTCCTCGTCCAGGTACTCCGGGAAGACGGCGATGATGCGCCCGGCCAGCGAGATGTCGCGGGTCTCCACGGCGACACCCGCCTGCGAGGCGTACGCCTTGATCACCGGCAGGAACGAATGCGTTGCCAGGGCTGGGGCCTCGTCAGTGTGTGTGTAGATGATGGTCGAGTCAGTCACCGGGTGCTCCGCTCCACGTCCACGTCTTCGTCTGCGACATTGCTTGACATCAAGATATCTCGTGGCGGGGGCCGGCGGCACGGGGGGCTTCGGGGCGCAGCCCCTCAGCCCTGCGGCGCGTGAGGGAGTGGGGGGCTCGGTTCGGCGGCGGGCGCGGGTGGGGGGGTGTTCGCGCAGTTCCTTGCGCCCCTGCAAGTCGGGGGCGCCCCGACACCCCAGGGCGCGGGAACTGCGCGACCAGCCCGTGTCGACCTGCGGATGACGACGCACCGGAACCGCCCCGGGGAGACGGGGAGACGGGGAGACGGGGGAGCCCACCTCCGGGGGAGACGGGGGAGCCCGCCCCGGGGGAGACGGGGACGCCTCATTCGGCTCTGTGGGTGGGCAACGCCCCCCTCGTCCCGGTCGGCTGACGGACCGGCAGCCGGATGCGGCAGGATGAGCGGTCGCGCCCGGCGTGCCTCCCGCTCGCCGACGGCGTATCGCGCATCCGAGATCCGAGCAGGTGGCACGTGACACAACTCCTCATCCGGCCGTCGGCGGAACCCGCCGCCGCACCCTTCGCCCCCGGAGGCGAGCGGTGAACCGGGCGCTCACTCTGGACGATCTTGTCGTGGCCGGGATCGCCCTGGTCACGGGGTTGCTCGCCGGGTTTCTGCTACGGCTGCTGCTGCGCTGGCTCGGCAAGCACGCCGGACGGACCCGCTGGCGCGGCGACGACGTGGTCGTCGACGCCCTGCGCACCATCGTGCCGTGGACCGCGGTCGTCGGCGGCGCGGCGGTCGCCGCCGCGGCGCTGCCGCTCACCGGTGGCGTGAGCCACCATGTCGACCAGGCGCTGACCGTGCTGCTCATCGCCGTCGCCACGGCGACGGCGGCGCGCGTGATCAGCGGTCTGGTACAGGCGGTCACGCAATCCCGGTCCGGGGTCGCGGGTTCGGCCACGATCTTCGTCAACATCACCCGGGTGGTGGTGCTGGCGATCGGCTTCCTGGTGATGCTGCAGACGCTGGGCGTCTCGATAGCGCCGATGCTGACCGCGCTGGGCGTCGGCGGTCTGGCCGTCGCGCTCGCCCTCCAGGACACCCTCGCCAACCTCTTCGCGGGCGTCCACATCCTCGCCTCCAAGACCGTCCAGCCCGGTGACTACATCCGGCTCAGCAGCGGCGAGGAGGGGTATGTCGTCGACATCAACTGGCGGCAGACGACCGTCCGCCAGCTCTCCAACAACCTCGTCGTGATACCCAACGGGCAGCTCGCCAAGGCGAACATGACCAACTTCACCAAGCCCGAGCAGGACCTGACGGTCCTGGTGCAGGTCGGGGTCGGGTACGAGAGCGACCTGGAGCACGTGGAGCGGGTCACCCTCGAGGTGGTCGCGGAGGTGATGACCGGCATCGCGGGGGCGCTGCCGGAACACGAGCCCGCGGTGCGGTTCCACACCTTCGGGGACTCGCGGATCGGGTTCACGGTGATCCTCGGGGTCGCGGAGTTCAGCGACCAGTACCGGATCAAGCACGAGTTCATCAAGCGGCTGCACGCGCGCTACCAGCTCGAAGGCATCAGGATCCCGGCGCCGACGCGGACGGTGGCGCTGCAGGGACAGGCACCGCAGCCGGGTCTGGTCGGGCTCCCGCAGCAGTGGGCGGGACGGCCGGCGGCGGAGGAGCCGACGGGCCGGGGGCACTGACCGGGAGGCCGGTGGACCCCACGGAGTCCGCCGGCCCTGCCACCCGGCCGCGGGTCATCCGGTTCCGCCCCCTCGCCCCGCCAGCTCCTGTGTCCCCACCACCTCCAGCAGGTCCAGCAGGTCCGCGCTGTCCGTGCCGACCGCCGGGGTGAACCACAGCAGCCGCTGCCGACCGTCCTCGCTGAACAGATTGAGGCAGTTGACCTCCAGCAGGCCGAGTACCGGATGGTTCAGCCGCTTGCGGTCCTTGCGCCGGAACGCCACGTCGTGCTCGTCCCACAGCCGGGCGAACTCGGGGGAGAGGCCGAGCAGCGTACGGATCAGTTCCCGGGCCTCGCCGTCCCTCGCGTCCCGCCGGGCGGCGGCCGCGCGCAGGTCGGCGACGAAGGACCGGGACTGTGCCGCGTGATCCTCCTCGGGATACATCGCCCGGGCCTCCGGCTCGGTGAACCACCGGTGCACGAAGCTGGCCCGGGCGCCCCGCAACCCGCTCTGGTCCCCGAGCAGGGCCACCGCGAGCGGGTTCTGGACGAGGGTGACGTGCAGGTCGGTGATGACCTGCGCCGGCGTCGACGGCATCCGCTGGATCAGGTCCAGCATGCCGGGGTGCACATGCGACACGGGACCCGAGTTCGGCGGCACCGGCCGGTCGGCCAGGTGATACAGGTGGTCGCGCTCGTCGGCGGTCAGGCGCAGCGCCCTGGCCAGGGCCGCGATCATCTGCGCGGACGGCTGCGACCCGGCCCCCCGTTCGAGCTCGTTGTAGTAGTCCACGGACGCCCCGGCGAGCTGGGCGACCTCGTCGCGCCGCAGTCCCGGCACCCGGCGCCGGGGCCCCGTCGGGAGCCCCACGTCGCCGGGTTTGATCCGCGCCCGCCGGGACCGCAGGAACACTCCCAGCTCGGTGTACTTCGCAGAACCCATGAGGTCCATTGTGTGCGCGGACGGGACCGGGACACAGGGGACGGCGTCCCCTGGCTCCGCCGGCCGGGGGCGCGCACGCTGGAGACATGAACACGAGCACCTCACCTCAGCAGGGGAACACCACCCGGGTCGCCGTCGTCACCGGCGGCTCCCGCGGCATCGGCCGCGCCGTCGCCCGGGAACTCGCCGGGGACGGGTTGGCCGTGGTGGTGAACTACGCCAGTGACGAGGGCGCCGCCAAGGAGGTGGTGGCCGAGATCACCGCCGACGGCGGGCGGGCGATCGCCGTACGGGCCGACGTGGCGGACGAGCAGGAGGTCGCCGCGCTCTTCGACCGGGCGGAGCGGGAGTACGGCGGGGTCGACGTCGTCGTCAACTGCGCCGGCCGGATGGCCCTGGCCCCCGTCGCCGAACTCGACCTGGCCGTCCTGGACGCCCTGCACCGCACCAACATCCGCGGCACCTTCGTCGTCGCCCAGCAGGCCGCGCGCCGGCTGCGGGCGGGCGGCGCGTTCGTCGGCTTCTCCACCTCCGTGGTGGGCACGCAGTTCCCCTCCTACGGCGCGTACGCGGCGAGCAAGGGGGCCGTCGAGGCGCTGACCCTGATCCTCGCCCGCGAACTGCGCGGCCGGGACATCACCGTGAACACGGTCGCCCCGGGCCCCACGGCCACGGACCTCTTCCTGGACGGCAAGACGGAGGAGGAGGTCGAGCGGCTCGCCAAGGTCCCGCCGCTGGAGCGGCTGGGCACTCCTCAGGACATCGCCCGCGTGGTCGCCTTCCTGGCCGGCCCCCAGGGCCGCTGGGTGAACGGCCAGATCCTGCGCGCCAACGGGGGCATGGTGTGAGCGGCCCTCCGAGCAGTACTCCGAGCGACTCTCCGAGCGGTTCTCCAGGCAGCCCTCCCCAGGTCGTGGTCGTCACCGGCGCGTCCAGCGGGTTCGGCAACCTCACCGCCCGGGCCCTGGCCGAGGCCGGGCACGTGGTCCACGCGGGCATGCGCGCCACCACCGGCCGCAACGCCCCCGCCGCGGCCGCCCTCGACGCGTTCGGCAGGGAGCGCGGGCTGCGCGTCTCGGCGATCGAGATGGACGTCCAGGACCAGGCGTCCGTCGACGCCGCAGTGGCACGGATCGAGGCCGAGCGGGGACGCCTCGACGTCGTGGTGCACAACGCCGGCCACATGGTCCT carries:
- a CDS encoding SDR family oxidoreductase, with translation MNTSTSPQQGNTTRVAVVTGGSRGIGRAVARELAGDGLAVVVNYASDEGAAKEVVAEITADGGRAIAVRADVADEQEVAALFDRAEREYGGVDVVVNCAGRMALAPVAELDLAVLDALHRTNIRGTFVVAQQAARRLRAGGAFVGFSTSVVGTQFPSYGAYAASKGAVEALTLILARELRGRDITVNTVAPGPTATDLFLDGKTEEEVERLAKVPPLERLGTPQDIARVVAFLAGPQGRWVNGQILRANGGMV
- a CDS encoding helix-turn-helix transcriptional regulator, with the translated sequence MGSAKYTELGVFLRSRRARIKPGDVGLPTGPRRRVPGLRRDEVAQLAGASVDYYNELERGAGSQPSAQMIAALARALRLTADERDHLYHLADRPVPPNSGPVSHVHPGMLDLIQRMPSTPAQVITDLHVTLVQNPLAVALLGDQSGLRGARASFVHRWFTEPEARAMYPEEDHAAQSRSFVADLRAAAARRDARDGEARELIRTLLGLSPEFARLWDEHDVAFRRKDRKRLNHPVLGLLEVNCLNLFSEDGRQRLLWFTPAVGTDSADLLDLLEVVGTQELAGRGGGTG
- a CDS encoding NADP-dependent isocitrate dehydrogenase; protein product: MTDSTIIYTHTDEAPALATHSFLPVIKAYASQAGVAVETRDISLAGRIIAVFPEYLDEDQRIPDALTELGELARTPAANIIKLPNISASIPQLRAAIAELQGQGFALPDYPDDPKTDEEREIRARYDKIKGSAVNPVLREGNSDRRAPASVKNYAKSHPHRMGAWSADSKTNVATMGADDFRTTEKSAVIAQDGTLRIELKGDDGSTTVLRESVPVLAGEVVDGAVLRVAALREFLTAQIARAKAEGVLFSVHLKATMMKVSDPIIFGHVVRAFFPKTFAKYGETLATAGLTPNDGLGGILKGIENLPEGAEIKASFDAELAEGPTLAMVDSDKGITNLHVPSDVIIDASMPAMIRTSGHMWGPDGQEADTLAVIPDSSYAGVYQAAIEDCRANGAYDPSTMGSVPNVGLMAQKAEEYGSHDKTFEIPATGTVRLVDQSGEAVIELAVSAGDIFRACQTKDAPIRDWVKLAVTRARATGDPAVFWLDEDRAHDAQLIAKVKQYLTEHDTEGLDIRILNPVEATKLSVERIRRGENTISVTGNVLRDYLTDLFPILELGTSAKMLSVVPLMAGGGLFETGAGGSAPKHVQQLVKENYLRWDSLGEFFALVPSLEQYAEVTGNARAKVLADTLDRATATLLNEDKSPSRRVGGIDNRGSHFYLSLYWAQELAAQTDDADLAKAFAPLAETLAANERKIVDELAAVQGKPADIGGYYRPDVKKASAIMRPSTTWNEALASLA
- a CDS encoding mechanosensitive ion channel family protein, with amino-acid sequence MNRALTLDDLVVAGIALVTGLLAGFLLRLLLRWLGKHAGRTRWRGDDVVVDALRTIVPWTAVVGGAAVAAAALPLTGGVSHHVDQALTVLLIAVATATAARVISGLVQAVTQSRSGVAGSATIFVNITRVVVLAIGFLVMLQTLGVSIAPMLTALGVGGLAVALALQDTLANLFAGVHILASKTVQPGDYIRLSSGEEGYVVDINWRQTTVRQLSNNLVVIPNGQLAKANMTNFTKPEQDLTVLVQVGVGYESDLEHVERVTLEVVAEVMTGIAGALPEHEPAVRFHTFGDSRIGFTVILGVAEFSDQYRIKHEFIKRLHARYQLEGIRIPAPTRTVALQGQAPQPGLVGLPQQWAGRPAAEEPTGRGH